The Salvia miltiorrhiza cultivar Shanhuang (shh) chromosome 1, IMPLAD_Smil_shh, whole genome shotgun sequence genome has a window encoding:
- the LOC131012723 gene encoding protein FAR-RED IMPAIRED RESPONSE 1-like: MGDLHDVFDEMVRESPKSGMSFDSAERLYEAYNLFAKEQGFCAVCRSISSSSKYVVMSCDRFGKLDYKKHTKKTDCRAHINAIRRDSGKWEVSTVHLDHNHELDPNMSALMAGHRSLPMSVKRQLEANDIAGVPICKSVRLAQVQAGGPRNLGANARDCRNYINERRRLRLGEGDAHAIHKLFRTLQGQDARFFHLMDIDEDFRLPSVMWIHPRSIAAYQDFHDVVSFDTTYLINQYQMPLATVVGVNHHHQSILLGCALLAREHAESFKWFFSNWVEAIGGVHPTAILTDQCESIGVTESFLLS, encoded by the coding sequence ATGGGTGACTTACATGATGTATTTGATGAGATGGTGCGAGAAAGTCCGAAATCGGGCATGTCGTTCGATTCTGCAGAAAGACTCTATGAGGCCTACAATTTGTTTGCAAAGGAACAAGGTTTTTGCGCGGTTTGTAGAAGTATTTCTAGTTCTAGTAAGTATGTTGTGATGTCATGTGATCGATTCGGGAAGTTGGATTACAAGAAACATACGAAAAAGACGGACTGTCGTGCACATATTAATGCTATCAGACGGGATTCTGGTAAGTGGGAGGTGTCTACTGTTCATTTAGACCACAACCATGAATTGGATCCAAATATGTCCGCTCTAATGGCGGGTCACAGAAGTTTGCCTATGAGCGTGAAGAGGCAATTAGAAGCTAACGACATTGCAGGCGTACCAATTTGTAAAAGTGTGAGGTTGGCTCAAGTCCAAGCTGGAGGTCCTAGAAATTTAGGAGCTAATGCAAGAGATTGTAGGAACTACATCAATGAGAGGAGAAGATTGAGACTTGGCGAAGGAGATGCACACGCCATCCACAAGCTCTTTCGTACGTTGCAAGGGCAGGATGCGAGATTTTTTCATTTGATGGATATTGATGAAGATTTTAGGCTCCCAAGTGTGATGTGGATTCATCCTCGCAGCATAGCTGCTTATCAGGATTTTCACGATGTTGTTAGCTTCGACACTACATATCTAATTAACCAGTATCAGATGCCTTTAGCGACCGTGGTCGGAgttaatcatcatcatcagtcAATTTTGCTAGGCTGCGCGTTGTTGGCACGTGAGCATGCTGAGTCTTTTAAGTGGTTTTTCAGTAATTGGGTTGAGGCCATAGGAGGGGTTCATCCTACTGCGATATTGACCGATCAATGTGAGAGTATCGGTGTGACTGAATCGTTTCTCCTTTCATGA